A genomic stretch from Penaeus monodon isolate SGIC_2016 chromosome 25, NSTDA_Pmon_1, whole genome shotgun sequence includes:
- the LOC119589299 gene encoding serine-rich adhesin for platelets-like: MKARGVLLVSRILVKDIKKGLRMGCEDGWRGVRARAALSLSRRAGAPRPRDLHGAPHSSATLSPGAAMPASSREKSPRVSRVLSMISSDAKKSHGEAKETKVVEAEGDGESPAPATFTKTPRSPRIKKSKRGILPYFRELVTKDTDVLDVLLSKEPSESECGVDVDVSKSITDSVSAPVEESEKCETDSESDKCDPADLVDLKTYSLIHSRMAKYESPLKKTQIYQKSFLHNRYGSTPSVETLPGRAGAGASSSSSASPVPSAPSLAALRSRTLEPVSRSSQDPLGRATLSSLAKSSTLDTVKARFHNHVNNLTYEGMNFTSGEPSNIASSSNSSSWSLGGRGFSSPFSKFSAYSTENLKAIGKDKDKKHTKNTLSHEPKAVAKSGVKKILLHSRLKDDTATDTSPDRKVKATGSLPGTTTTVEPVSRNLDSITIISNKNVTAKLNITVVKTPETVRRGSFRFTRTGGFRSSLRASQRRRRELRSPLSSTSSSLSTSSSSLPTSSTTTTTTTTAEGKPIPEYAKVNKRKNSKPDIVEEENFSRLSPSLPHAHESPAEKAPVVKKIEAAAYKARKDSDPSLKVNPVKKSESFKAGVRVGRRSSLTYASRAKMMKETLEGESFVKTQAVKLRRKDSKNGRLDMKNARKAEYRLSVTIKPSTVATLANKFNTIISQNQAGAPAVKSELPLGHVSVQKARMQRSPQTSIRLKNRVKATRAEPEAKDLPEGAKNAARSSRSPSPKKSTQAKSPASLLEKLGDNKTDEEKVCEKIKTALSSGKFKGETDDSEDEAAEKKSTDEEKCRSRLPSPSPSTSNASGLRNATQPSTEQPATSAADSASVSGALTQTSSTIPKTKNSSEKTERDAVTDVLGQIPQQPSDILTEIDQVFPLPERHAKSDSMDSGISTEGDRLSGAGSPNLPSTSLASTSTPCLLSSGVEDSSLETVISTDTFRSEDSAVVVKNSAEATQEPGPSSAAQITTAEQEKSQGTAAASKGEEEESKDGAEPLEKGIIDGLETEGKPGNEQADAEGGKGSPEEDAEDKNIEADLRSIASSNMDDTHSEVSSVCSEAKSKRSTSRGHESRIYTAVKTAVKNTVKKTKEKDAERKEERERERRNRSPSADREKWYRRGRSREQTSREEPGT, from the exons ATGAAGGCTAGGGGTGTGCTTTTGGTGTCTCGAATCCTCGTGAAAGACATCAAGAAGGGACTTAGAATGG GGTGCGAGGACGGGTGGCGGGGAGTGAGGGCCCGCGCAGCGCTGTCCCTTTCTCGTCGGGCAGGAGCGCCACGCCCCCGGGACCTCCACGGCGCCCCGCACTCCTCGGCGACCCTCTCCCCCGGGGCCGCCATGCCCGCGTCCAGCCGCGAGAAGAGTCCTCGGGTCTCCAGGGTGCTTTCCATGATCTCCAGCGACGCGAAGAAGAGCCATGGAGAAGCCAAGGAGACCAAGGTGGTGGAGGCGGAGGGAGACGGCGAGTCCCCCGCCCCGGCCACGTTCACCAAGACGCCCCGGAGTCCCAGGATCAAGAAGAGCAAGAGGGGCATCCTGCCGTACTTCCGGG AATTGGTTACCAAAGATACGGACGTACTTGACGTGCTGCTCTCCAAAGAACCCAGTGAAAGTGAATGTGGTGTTGACGTTGATGTGTCTAAAAGTATTACAGACAGTGTTAGTGCGCCAGTGGAAGAGAGTGAAAAGTGTGAGACCGACAGTGAGTCAGATAAGTGTGATCCTGCGGACCTCGTGGACTTGAAGACTTACTCACTCATACATTCTCGTATGGCCAAGTATGAATCTCCTCTGAAGAAAACTCAGATATACCAAAAATCGTTTCTCCATAACCGTTACGGCTCAACCCCCTCCGTGGAGACGCTCCCGGGCCGCGCGGGCGCCGGAGCCTCGTCCAGCTCCTCGGCGTCACCGGTGCCGTCCGCGCCCTCGCTGGCGGCCCTGCGCTCCCGCACCCTCGAGCCCGTGTCGCGCTCGTCGCAGGACCCCCTGGGGCGCGCGACGCTCTCCTCCTTGGCCAAGTCCAGCACGCTCGACACCGTGAAGGCCAGGTTCCATAACCATGTGAATAACCTGACTTACGAGGGCATGAATTTTACCAGCGGCGAACCAAGCAACATTGCGagcagtagtaacagcagcagctGGAGTCTGGGCGGCAGGGGCTTCTCTTCGCCATTCTCCAAGTTCTCTGCATACAGCACAGAGAACCTGAAAGCCATTGGAAAAGATAAGGACAAGAAGCATACCAAAAACACACTCTCCCATGAACCAAAAGCCGTCGCGAAGTCTGGCGTGAAAAAGATTCTGTTGCACAGTCGCTTAAAAGATGACACTGCAACTGACACGAGTCCAGACCGGAAGGTGAAAGCCACTGGCTCTCTACCGGGGACCACGACCACGGTGGAACCCGTCAGCAGAAATCTAGACTCCATTACAATAATATCAAACAAGAACGTGACTGCAAAGCTGAACATCACGGTCGTCAAAACGCCCGAGACGGTGAGAAGAGGCTCCTTCAGATTTACTCGAACTGGGGGATTCAGGTCGTCACTCCGGGCGtcgcagagaaggagaagagagctgAGAAGTCCCCTGTCCTCaacctcgtcttctctctctacttcctcgtCTTCCCTGCCAACATCCTCCACAACCACGACCACGACCACAACCGCAGAAGGAAAACCCATCCCCGAATATGCTAAAGTCAACAAAAGAAAGAATTCCAAACCAGACATCGTTGAAGAGGAGAACTTCAGCAgactgtctccttctctcccgcacGCCCACGAGTCCCCAGCAGAGAAGGCGCCCGTGGTCAAGAAAATCGAAGCTGCTGCGTACAAAGCGCGGAAGGACTCTGACCCTTCCCTGAAGGTGAATCCGGTCAAGAAATCGGAGAGTTTCAAGGCGGGAGTGCGAGTGGGTCGGAGAAGCAGCCTCACCTATGCGTCGCGAGCCAAGATGATGAAGGAGACTCTGGAGGGCGAGAGCTTTGTGAAGACTCAGGCTGTAAAGCTTCGGAGGAAAGATTCAAAGAACGGGAGGCTGGACATGAAGAATGCGAGGAAGGCGGAATATCGACTGAGTGTGACGATCAAACCCAGCACCGTGGCCACGCTGGCGAACAAGTTCAACACCATCATATCTCAGAACCAAGCAGGGGCGCCGGCTGTCAAGTCTGAGCTTCCTCTCGGCCACGTGTCTGTACAGAAGGCAAGAATGCAGAGGAGTCCTCAGACCAGCATCAGACTGAAAAACAGAGTGAAGGCCACAAGGGCTGAGCCAGAAGCCAAGGATCTACCCGAAGGGGCAAAG AATGCTGCCAGGTCCTCGAGGTCGCCATCGCCCAAGAAGTCGACGCAGGCCAAGAGCCCCGCGTCCCTCCTGGAGAAGCTGGGGGATAACAAAACGGACGAGGAGAAGGTGTGTGAGAAGATTAAGACGGCTCTGTCATCAGGGAAATTCAAGGGAGAAACAGACGACTCTGAGGACGAGGCGGCGGAGAAAAAGTCCACAGATGAGGAGAAGTGTCGGAGTCGactgccttctccctccccttctacctccaATGCAAGTGGCCTCAGGAATGCCACTCAGCCCAGCACTGAACAACCTGCCACTTCTGCGGCAGACTCGGCATCTGTTTCTGGCGCCCTCACACAGACCAGTTCAACCATACCAAAGACCAAAAATTCTTctgaaaagacagagagggacgCTGTCACAGATGTTCTAGGACAGATTCCTCAGCAGCCCAGTGATATTCTAACGGAGATCGACCAGGTGTTTCCCTTACCTGAGAGGCATGCCAAGTCGGACTCTATGGACTCTGGCATATCTACTGAAGGAGATCGACTCTCGGGGGCGGGGTCTCCCAACCTCCCCAGCACGTCCCTtgcctccacctccactcccTGCCTGCTCTCATCTGGGGTTGAAGACTCGTCGCTGGAGACTGTCATATCGACGGACACTTTTAGGAGTGAAGATAGCGCAGTGGTTGTAAAGAATTCTGCAGAAGCGACGCAAGAGCCAGGCCCAAGCAGTGCGGCCCAGATTACCACTGCAGAGCAGGAGAAATCCCAAG GTACTGCAGCTGCATCgaaaggtgaagaagaggaaagcaaagaCGGAGCAGAACCTTTGGAAAAGGGGATTATCGATGGCTTGGAGACGGAAGGGAAGCCAGGAAATGAACAAGCTGAcgctgagggagggaaaggaagtccCGAGGAAGACGCAGAAGATAAGAACATCGAGGCCGATCTGCGGTCCATCGCAAGCAGCAACATGGACGACACTCACTCCGAGGTCAGCTCTGTGTGCTCGGAGGCCAAGTCAAAGAGGTCCACCAGCAGGGGCCATGAGAGTCGCATCTACACCGCCGTCAAAACCGCCGTCAAGAACACTGtcaagaaaaccaaagaaaaggatGCAGagcggaaagaggagagggagagggagaggaggaacaggTCCCCTTCAGCGGACAGGGAAAAGTGGTACCGAAGAGGAAGGTCAAGAGAGC AAACTTCGAGAGAAGAGCCAGGAACgtaa